The proteins below are encoded in one region of Centropristis striata isolate RG_2023a ecotype Rhode Island chromosome 12, C.striata_1.0, whole genome shotgun sequence:
- the ankhd1 gene encoding ankyrin repeat and KH domain-containing protein 1 isoform X5 has translation MQDAVAGTAMLTDGFEDEIDSVTPRSPVAGMGVGATPGGGGLGGIGIGVGGKKVRLYGEPGGPAAERLDFKLAAAAVLSSGPGSGSDEDEVSEVESFILDQEDLDNPIMKTASELLLSSATDGVDLRTVDPETQARLEALLEAAGIGKLSTADGKAFADPEVLRRLTSSVSCALDEAAAALTRMRAENTLNAGQADNRSLAEACSDGDVNAVRKLLDEGRSVNEHTEEGESLLCLACSAGYYELAQVLLAMHANVEDRGIKGDITPLMAAASGGYVDIVKLLLVHGADVNAQSSTGNTALTYACAGGFVDVVKVLLKEGANIEDHNENGHTPLMEAASAGHVEVARVLLEYGAGINTHSNEFKESALTLACYKGHLDMVRFLLEAGADQEHKTDEMHTALMEACMDGHVEVARLLLDSGAQVNMPADSFESPLTLAACGGHVELAALLIERGANLEEVNDEGYTPLMEAAREGHEEMVALLLAQGANINAQTEETQETALTLACCGGFLEVADFLIKAGADIELGCSTPLMEAAQEGHLELVKYLLAAGANVHATTATGDTALTYACENGHTDVADVLLQAGANLEHESEGGRTPLMKAARAGHLCTVQFLISKGANVNRATANNDHTVVSLACAGGHLAVVELLLAHGADPTHRLKDGSTMLIEAAKGGHTNVVSYLLDYPNNILSVPAPDLSQLTPPSQDASQVPRVPFQALAMVVPPQEPDRAPSNIATPPPVSSKGVSKQRQAALQPGVPSSVGRGPEAEPLPPFHLCQPLECIVEETEGKLNELGQRISAIEKAQLQSLELIQGEPLTKDKIEELKKSREEQVQKKKKILKELQKVERQLQLKTQQQFTKEYMEAKGLKEEQEAGQSQGPGPGPGSTASVAGSLPTTTGAQVHASSDTDEEANKDGEQEEQPGEDGEEEEDDDEEEEGSEEEPDGEEDDYPKLPQVGTILYRDGPQPPQQPPLPPSPQAQPQPPPPPLQAAFVPIQPLPDYNPADYPGSTSPELQRVLVGQQMLGQQQQGQGQQLAGLGPGMIPQQAPDGLMVATPAQTLTDTLDDIMAAVSSRVPMLNTTTSPTPLSQPPTQMPANIASPPSVLPLYPSVDIDAHTESNHDTALTLACAGGHEELVSVLIARGANIEHRDKKGFTPLILAATAGHVGVVEVLLDKGGDIEAQSERTKDTPLSLACSGGRQEVVELLLLRGANKEHRNVSDYTPLSLAASGGYVNIIKILLNAGAEINSRTGSKLGISPLMLAAMNGHVPAVKLLLDMGSDINAQIETNRNTALTLACFQGRAEVVSLLLDRKANVEHRAKTGLTPLMEAASGGYAEVGRVLLDKGADVNAPPVPSSRDTALTIAADKGHYKFCELLINRGAHIDVRNKKGNTPLWLAANGGHFDVVQLLVHASADVDAADNRKITPLMAAFRKGHVKVVQYLVKEVNQFPSDIECMRYIATIADKELLKKCHQCMETIVKAKDQQAAEANKNASILLKELDLEKSREESKKQALAAKREKRKEKRKKKKEEQKRKLEEEEGQKTKEDFGSEMLEQKEDSADEEEVPIEPPSATTTTTIGISATSTTFTTAFGKKRASVATTPSTNRKNKKNKTKDSPNEPIILQDPQVALAQHKADKNKIHGEPRGGGGGVTGGNSDSDPLDSTDCASESSSSGGKSQELNYLPDLTSSASSSSSSSSSSSSSVPSSGAAQGLLRGLEKRHCPQPQTDGKVDNKVTVSISKPTQKALDMSDSTSNSLPSPFKTMALPVTSPNSKLSLTSPKRGQKREEGWKEVVRRSKKLSVPASVVSRIMGRGGCNITAIQDVTGAHIDVDKQKDKNGERMITIRGGTESTRYAVQLINALIQDPAKELEDLIPRNHIRAPGSKTTSASFPSTTGATSGSTTGPKALSSLVSTGVSFQPSSSSSSPSSQAGGKIGKGLSSNVRQPFPVSLPLAYAHPQLALLAAQTMHQIRHPRLPMAQFGGTFSPAASTWGPFPVRPVSPGSANSSPKHNGGTNSTGGQARPNSTHSEHSNTASSGASVTTTNTTTTSAPNTSSAAASPHTPNPTPYNPQPSVPTPSSVRKQLFAPDPKPAGVTPVSIATSTSGSNAVRGPGSPAHHSSTTTIANAPQQPVGPISQPPIQPTKTEPSAVVPPGKDKPSLSVENQAVSVSESINSVGFTAPAMALPPKPEPRQQLPPPPSSVPSTEAPPPLLNPQASSHHPSAPPPVLSHNVAHPNNTVPHFSAPAPRVSHRMQPPGPYYSLPEQQQQQQQQQQQQTQQQQQQQQSVFVPFNAQQEPPKQTQNQTSQPTNMPPQAQNQAQAQAQASLQVSANLGMMNGSQMQHVANAGKPQQIPPNFGPAGLFNFSSIFDNNSQVGNNQVWGACHLPARSPPEQSYSAPPAYMNMGQMENMMPPPPPDSSKAPGYRSASQRMVNSPIALTSYATSISGSPVYLHGHTAVGTPSFSRQHFSPHPWSASTSGESPVPPPSTVSSSALSTSAVPPPPQPKQGSSSQQDRKVPPPIGTERLARIRQTGSVNPPLLTTSYTASVGQGGIWSFGVGSASEAMSGWSQPLMSSHMMHPQLQAEQSAFSQHQPMEQDDTGIANPANNYHQPQHLPNSYMDFPKGMPMSMYGGTMLPPHPPMAEGPGGPMYNGLHAGDPAWSPIIKVVPNNADNSDPQQQVWPGTWAPHVGNVHLNHVN, from the exons GTGGAGTCATTCATTTTGGACCAGGAGGACCTGGATAACCCCATCATGAAGACAGCTTCAGAGTTACTGTTGTCTAGTGCCACAGATGGAGTAGATTTGAGGACTGTTGATCCAGAGACACAGGCGCGACTTGAAGCTCTACTGGAAGCTGCAG GCATCGGTAAACTGTCCACTGCCGATGGTAAAGCTTTTGCAGACCCCGAGGTGCTACGGCGACTGACGTCATCTGTGAGTTGTGCCCTGGACGAAGCTGCAGCAGCCCTGACCCGCATgagagctgaaaacacactcaacgCCGGCCAAGCCGACAA CCGTAGTTTAGCAGAGGCGTGCTCAGATGGGGATGTCAACGCTGTGCGCAAATTGCTCGACGAGGGACGGAGCGTCAACGAACACACAGAGGAAGGGGAGAGCCTGCTGTGCCTCGCCTGCTCAGCCGGCTACTATGAACTTGCACAG GTTTTGTTGGCCATGCATGCAAACGTGGAGGACCGGGGGATCAAGGGGGACATAACGCCACTTATGGCTGCTGCCAGTGGCGGTTACGTCGACATCGTCAAACTGCTTCTGGTCCACGGGGCAGATGTAAATGCACAATCCTCCACAG GAAACACAGCTCTGACGTACGCATGTGCCGGTGGCTTCGTGGATGTGGTAAAGGTTCTTCTGAAAGAGGGTGCTAACATTGAGGACCACAACGAGAACGGACACACACCTCTAATGGAGGCGGCCAGTGCTGGTCACGTAGAGGTGGCCAGGGTACTCTTGGAGTATGGCGCCGGCATCAACACACACTCCAACGAGTTCAAGGAGAGCGCTCTCACACTCGCCTGCTACAAAG GTCATTTGGATATGGTGCGGTTTCTGTTGGAGGCTGGAGCAGACCAGGAACATAAAACAGATGAGATGCACACGGCGCTGATGGAGGCGTGCATG GACGGCCATGTGGAGGTGGCACGGCTGCTGTTGGACAGCGGCGCGCAGGTCAACATGCCGGCCGATTCCTTCGAGTCGCCCCTCACCCTCGCAGCCTGTGGAGGACACGTGGAGCTGGCAGCCTTGCTCATAGAAAGAGGAGCCAACTTGGAGGAG gttAATGACGAAGGCTACACACCTCTGATGGAGGCGGCAAGAGAAGGCCATGAGGAGATGGTAGCACTGCTGCTGGCTCAAG GTGCTAACATCAATGCCCAGACAGAGGAGACGCAGGAGACGGCTTTGACTCTAGCATGCTGCGGAGGCTTCTTGGAAGTGGCCGACTTTCTCATCAAGGCGGGCGCCGACATCGAGTTGGGCTGCTCCACACCTCTAATGGAGGCTGCACAGGAAGGCCATCTGGAGTTGGTCAAGTACCTCCTGGCTGCAG GGGCAAACGTACATGCCACCACAGCAACAGGTGACACAGCGTTGACGTATGCGTGTGAGAACGGACACACTGATGTGGCggatgtgctgctgcaggctggagCCAACTTG GAACATGAGTCAGAAGGGGGGCGGACGCCCTTGATGAAGGCAGCAAGAGCGGGACATCTCTGTACAGTGCAGTTCCTTATCAGCAAAG GTGCTAACGTGAACAGAGCTACTGCCAATAATGACCACACAGTGGTGTCTCTGGCCTGTGCTGGAGGACATCTGGCTgtggtggagctgctgctggcacATGGGGCCGATCCTACACACAGACTcaaa GATGGTTCAACCATGTTGATAGAAGCTGCTAAGGGTGGCCACACCAATGTTGTGTCCTACCTGTTGGACTACCCCAACAACATCCTGTCTGTCCCAGCCCCTGACCTGTCCCAGCTCACTCCCCCCTCGCAAGATGCCTCTCAG GTTCCTCGTGTCCCATTCCAAGCTCTCGCCATGGTAGTGCCCCCTCAGGAGCCCGACCGTGCCCCATCAAACATCGCTACACCCCCACCCGTCTCCAGCAAAG GCGTGTCCAAACAGAGACAAGCAGCCCTTCAGCCCGGTGTCCCCAGCTCAGTTGGCCGGGGGCCTGAAGCAGAACCTCTGCCACCTTTCCACTTGTGCCAGCCGCTAGAGTGCATTGTGGAGGAGACGGAGGGTAAACTTAACGAGTTGGGCCAGAGAATCAGCGCCATCGAGAAGGCCCAGCTTCAGTCGCTAGAGCTCATTCAGGGGGAGCCGCTCACCAAAGACAAGATTGAGGAGCTGAAGaaaagcagagaggagcag gtgcagaagaagaagaaaatcttGAAGGAGTTGCAAAAGGTGGAGCGCCAGCTgcagctgaaaacacagcaacagTTCACCAAAGAGTACATGGAGGCGAAGGGTTtaaaggaggagcaggaggccgGACAGAGCCAAGGCCCAGGCCCAGGGCCGGGAAGTACGGCATCTGTTGCAGGGTCGCTTCCCACCACAACAGGTGCCCAAGTACACGCCAGCTCTGACACGGATGAAGAGGCCAACAAAGATGGGGAGCAAGAGGAGCAGCCAGGAGAGGACGGAGAAGAG GAAGAGGATGAcgacgaggaagaggagggctCGGAGGAAGAGCCAGATGGAGAAGAGGACGATTACCCCAAGCTTCCTCAGGTGGGCACAATCCTTTACAGGGATGGGCCACAGCCACCACAGCAGCCTCCTCTGCCCCCTTCGCCACAGGCCCAGCCCCAGCCTCCCCCTCCGCCTCTTCAGGCTGCCTTCGTCCCTATCCAGCCCCTGCCGGACTACAACCCTGCAGACTACCCGGGAAGCACCAGCCCAGAGCTGCAGAGGGTACTGGTGGGCCAGCAGATGCTGGGCCAACAGCAGCAGGGTCAGGGTCAACAGTTGGCTGGGTTAGGCCCAGGAATGATACCTCAGCAGGCCCCAGATGGGCTCATGGTAGCTACACCTGCACAGACGCTCACAGACACGCTGGATGACATCATGGCAG CTGTGAGCAGCCGTGTGCCCATGCTGAACACTACAACCTCACCCACACCCCTGTCCCAGCCACCCACGCAGATGCCCGCAAACATTGCCTCGCCACCTTCAGTCCTACCCCTCTACCCCTCGGTTGACATCGATGCTCAT acGGAGAGCAACCATGACACAGCGCTAACACTGGCGTGTGCAGGAGGACACGAGGAGCTTGTTTCAGTCCTCATCGCACGGGGAGCCAACATTGAGCACCGGGACAAAAAAG GTTTCACTCCTCTAATCCTGGCTGCCACTGCTGGCCATGTAGGAGTAGTGGAAGTGCTCCTGGACAAAGGGGGTGACATTGAGGCTCAGTCAGAGAGAACCAAAGACACGCCCCTCTCCCTGGCCTGCTCTGGGGGACGTCAGGAG GTGGTTGAGTTGCTGCTGCTTCGGGGAGCTAATAAGGAACACCGCAATGTttctgactacacgcctcttaGCCTGGCTGCTTCTGGGGGTTATGTCAACATCATCAAGATACTCCTCAATGCTGGAGCTGAGATAAACTCCAG GACTGGCAGCAAGCTGGGAATCTCTCCTCTGATGCTGGCAGCCATGAATGGCCATGTACCTGCCGTGAAGCTGCTGCTTGATATGGGCTCGGACATCAACGCACAGATTGAGaccaacagaaacacagctcTGACCCTAGCCTGCTTCCAGGGGCGGGCTGAGGTCGTCAGTCTCCTGCTAGATCGCAAGGCCAACGTAGAGCATCGTGCTAAG ACTGGTCTTACTCCTCTGATGGAGGCAGCCTCAGGAGGTTATGCAGAGGTGGGTCGAGTGCTTCTGGACAAAGGCGCTGATGTCAATGCTCCCCCTGTTCCCTCATCCCGAGACACTGCCCTCACCATTGCTGCTGACAAGGGCCACTACAAGTTTTGTGAGCTGCTTATCAACAG GGGTGCCCATATCGATGTACGAAACAAGAAAGGGAACACCCCACTCTGGCTGGCGGCAAATGGTGGTCATTTTGACGTGGTGCAGCTCTTGGTGCATGCCAGTGCTGATGTAGATGCAGCTGATAACCGCAAGATTACCCCACTCATGGCGGCTTTTCGCAAG GGTCATGTGAAGGTGGTGCAGTATCTTGTGAAGGAGGTCAACCAATTCCCATCAGATATTGAATGCATGAGATACATCGCTACCATCGCTGACAAG GAGCTGTTGAAGAAGTGCCACCAGTGCATGGAGACCATTGTCAAAGCCAAAGACCAGCAGGCAGCAGAGGCCAACAAGAACGCTAGCATTCTGCTTAAGGAGTTAGACTTGGAGAAG TCTCGAGAGGAGAGCAAGAAGCAGGCCCTGGCTGCTAAACGTGAGAAGCGTAAGGAGAAAcgcaagaagaagaaggaggagcagaagcGGAagctggaggaagaggagggacaGAAAACCAAGGAGGACTTTGGCTCTGAGATGCTTGAGCAGAAGGAGGATTCAGCTGACG AAGAAGAGGTTCCTATTGAGCCACCGAGtgcaaccaccaccaccaccatcggTATATCCGCCACCTCCACCACTTTCACTACAGCTTTTGGTAAGAAGCGAGCGAGTGTGGCCACTACCCCCAGCACCAATCGTAAGAACAAAAAGAACAAGACCAAGGACTCACCCAATGAACCAATCATATTACAGGATCCGCAG GTTGCACTAGCGCAGCACAAGGCTGATAAGAACAAGATCCACGGTGAGCCacggggtgggggtgggggagtGACGGGTGGCAACAGCGATTCTGACCCCTTGGATAGCACCGACTGTGCcagtgagagcagcagcagcgggggCAAGAGTCAGGAGCTCAACTACCTCCCTGACCTcacctcctccgcctcctcctcctcctcttcctcctcctcctcctcctcctcagtcccCTCCTCAGGAGCAGCCCAAGGCCTCCTGCGCGGCCTCGAGAAGAGACACTGTCCTCAGCCGCAGACTGATGGCAAGGTGGACAACAAGGTCACAGTCTCTATCTCAAAACCAACGCAAAA agCTCTGGACATGAGCGACTCAACCTCCAACTCCCTGCCCTCTCCATTCAAGACCATGGCTCTTCCCGTCACCTCACCCAACAGTAAGCTCAGCCTCACAAGCCCCAAGAGAGGCCAGAAGAGAGAAGAAGGTTGGAAAGAAGTCGTCAGAAG ATCAAAGAAACTGTCCGTGCCAGCCTCTGTTGTATCTCGGATCATGGGCAGAGGAGGCTGCAACATCACAGCCATCCAGGACGTGACAGGAGCTCACATTGACGTAGACAAACAGAAGGACAAGAACGGGGAGAGGATGATCACCATAAG AGGAGGAACGGAGTCTACAAGGTATGCAGTCCAGCTGATTAATGCTCTAATCCAAGACCCAGCCAAAGAGCTTGAAGATCTGATCCCCAGGAATCACATCAGAGCCCCAGGCTCTAAAACGACCTCAGCTTCCTTCCCCAGTACCACAGGGGCCACAAGCGGTTCAACTACTGGGCCAAAGGCCCTGAGCTCATTGGTCTCCACAGGCGTCTCGTTCCAGCCCTCCTCATCCTCGTCTTCACCCTCTTCTCAGGCCGGGGGAAAGATTGGGAAGGGGCTGTCGTCAAATGTCAGACAGCCCTTCCCTGTGTCTCTGCCCTTGGCGTACGCCCACCCTCAGCTGGCTCTACTGGCTGCCCAGACCATGCACCAGATCAGACACCCTCGTCTCCCCATGGCCCAGTTTGGTGGCACCTTCTCTCCCGCCGCCAGCACCTGGGGACCCTTCCCCGTGCGTCCTGTAAGTCCTGGCAGTGCTAACAGCTCCCCCAAGCACAATGGAGGAACCAACAGCACTGGAGGCCAGGCAAGACCCAACTCAACCCACAGTGAGCACAGCAACACAGCCAGCTCAGGAGCGTCAGTCAcgaccaccaacaccaccaccaccagtgcTCCTAACACGTCTTCAGCAGCAGCCTCGCCTCATACCCCTAATCCCACTCCATACAATCCCCAGCCCAGCGTTCCCACTCCTTCCTCTGTCAGAAAACAGCTCTTCGCCCCAGACCCCAAGCCTGCTGGTGTCACTCCTGTGTCTATTGCCACGTCTACTAGTGGCAGCAATGCAGTACGAGGCCCAGGCTCTCCTGCACATCACAGTTCCACTACAACTATCGCTAATGCCCCTCAGCAGCCAGTTGGACCTATCTCACAGCCCCCCATCCAGCCCACTAAAACAGAGCCCAGTGCCGTTGTCCCTCCTGGAAAAGACAAGCCCTCTCTATCTGTAGAGAACCAAGCTGTGTCCGTCAGTGAGAGTATCAACTCGGTAGGCTTCACTGCCCCCGCCATGGCTTTACCTCCCAAGCCAGAACCTCGACAGCAGttacctcctcctccctcctctgtcCCATCCACAGAGGCTCCACCACCCCTCCTCAACCCCCAGGCCAGCTCTCATCACCCCTCAgcacctcctcctgtcctctcacaCAATGTTGCACATCCCAACAACACTGTACCCCACTTCTCAGCCCCTGCACCCAGAGTCTCCCATCGTATGCAGCCACCAGGGCCTTACTATTCCCttcctgagcagcagcagcagcagcaacaacagcagcagcagcagacgcaacaacagcagcagcaacagcaatcTGTGTTCGTGCCCTTCAATGCTCAGCAAGAACCCCCGAAACAGACCCAAAACCAGACGTCCCAGCCGACAAATATGCCTCCACAAGCCCAGAACCAAGCTCAAGCCCAGGCTCAAGCCTCCCTTCAGGTCTCTGCTAACCTGGGGATGATGAATGGTTCCCAGATGCAGCATGTGGCCAATGCAGGCAAGCCTCAGCAGATACCCCCCAACTTCGGTCCTGCAGGCCTCTTCAACTTCAGCAGCATTTTTGATAACAATAGCCAG GTTGGAAACAATCAGGTGTGGGGTGCATGCCATCTGCCAGCTCGATCACCTCCAGAGCAGTCGTACTCAGCCCCACCAGCCTACATGAACATGGGCCAGATGGAGAATATGATGCCCCCACCTCCACCAGACAGCTCCAAAGCCCCTGGCTACCGCTCTGCCTCTCAGAGGATGGTCAACAGCCCCATCG CGTTGACCAGCTATGCCACCAGTATCTCTGGCAGCCCTGTGTATCTGCACGGTCATACAGCAGTTGGCACCCCCTCGTTCAGCAGACAGCACTTTTCTCCTCATCCATGGAGTGCATCCACATCAG GTGAATCTCCTGTCCCGCCTCCATCTACAGTGTCATCCTCCGCCCTTTCCACCTCAGCTGTGCCCCCTCCTCCCCAGCCTAAACAAGGCAGCTCTTCGCAGCAGGACCGCAAGGTTCCCCCACCCATCGGCACAGAGCGGCTGGCCAGGATCAGGCAGACGGGTTCTGTCAACCCACCTCTCCTCACCACCAGCTACACAGCATCTGTTGGGCAGGGAGGCATTTGGTCGTTCGGGGTTGGCAGTGCTTCGG AGGCCATGTCTGGTTGGTCCCAGCCTCTGATGAGCAGCCACATGATGCACCCTCAGCTGCAGGCAGAGCAGTCGGCCTTCTCTCAGCACCAGCCCATGGAGCAGGATGACACAGGCATTGCAAACCCAGCTAACAACTACCACCAGCCTCAGCATTTGCCCAACAGTTACATGGACTTCCCAAAG GGGATGCCTATGTCAATGTATGGAGGAACCATGCTGCCCCCTCATCCTCCCATGGCAGAGGGGCCCGGGGGACCGATGTACAATGGTTTGCACGCTGGTGACCCCGCATGGAGCCCCATTATCAAAGTGGTCCCAAACAACGCAGATAACTCTGACCCACAACAGCAG GTGTGGCCTGGTACCTGGGCACCTCATGTGGGCAATGTGCACCTGAACCACGTCAACTAG